A stretch of the Flavobacterium sp. 5 genome encodes the following:
- a CDS encoding acyl-CoA dehydrogenase family protein: MSDKTRGGQFIVKETKCEDIFTPEDFNEEQLMMRDSVKEFVDKELWAHKDRFEKKDYGYTQECMKKAGDLGFLSVAVPEAYGGMGMGFVNTVLVCDYISGATGSFSTAFGAHTGIGTMPITLYGTEEQKQKYVPKLASGEWFGAYCLTEPGAGSDANSGKTKAVLSEDGKTYSITGQKMWISNAGFCSVFIVFARIGDDKNITGFIVENTPDNGISMNEEEHKLGIRASSTRQVFFNETKVPVENMLSERGNGFKIAMNALNVGRIKLAAACLDAQRRVITGAVHYSNERMQFNTAISQFGAIRSKLAEMATSCYAGESATYRAAKDIEDRITAREAEGVSHQESELKGVEEYAIECSILKVAVSEDVQNCADEGIQIFGGMGFSEDTPMESAWRDARIARIYEGTNEINRMLSVGMLIKKAMKGHVDLLGPASKVQEELMGIPSFDTPDYSELFAEEKEMIGKLKKAFLMVAGGAVQKYGPDLDAHQQLLMAASDILIEIYMAESAILRTEKLAKTNGEDKIKEQIAMAQLYLYQAVDIITQKGKESIISFAEGDEQRMMLMGLRRYTKYTNMPNVVGLRETITTKLVAENQYCF, translated from the coding sequence ATGAGCGACAAAACAAGAGGTGGTCAATTCATCGTAAAAGAAACAAAATGCGAAGATATCTTCACTCCGGAAGATTTCAATGAAGAGCAATTAATGATGCGTGACTCTGTAAAAGAGTTCGTTGACAAAGAATTGTGGGCACACAAAGATCGTTTTGAGAAAAAAGATTATGGGTATACACAAGAGTGTATGAAAAAAGCCGGAGATCTTGGTTTCTTAAGCGTAGCAGTTCCGGAAGCTTATGGCGGAATGGGAATGGGATTTGTAAATACGGTTTTGGTATGTGATTATATTTCGGGAGCAACGGGGTCATTCTCTACTGCTTTTGGAGCTCATACTGGAATTGGAACTATGCCAATCACATTATACGGAACCGAAGAACAAAAGCAAAAATACGTTCCTAAATTAGCCTCTGGTGAATGGTTTGGAGCATACTGCTTAACTGAACCAGGTGCAGGATCAGATGCTAACTCTGGAAAAACAAAAGCAGTTTTATCTGAAGACGGAAAAACATATTCGATCACAGGACAGAAAATGTGGATTTCGAATGCAGGATTCTGTTCAGTATTTATCGTATTCGCAAGAATTGGTGATGACAAAAACATTACAGGATTTATCGTAGAAAACACTCCAGACAATGGAATTTCTATGAATGAAGAAGAGCATAAATTAGGAATTCGTGCTTCTTCTACCCGTCAGGTTTTCTTTAATGAAACTAAAGTCCCTGTGGAAAACATGTTGTCTGAAAGAGGAAATGGTTTCAAAATTGCAATGAATGCTTTGAATGTGGGTCGTATCAAATTGGCAGCAGCATGTTTGGATGCACAGCGCAGAGTAATCACGGGTGCTGTTCATTATTCTAACGAAAGAATGCAGTTCAACACCGCTATTTCACAATTTGGAGCTATTCGTTCTAAATTGGCCGAAATGGCAACATCTTGCTACGCAGGAGAAAGTGCTACTTACCGTGCTGCAAAAGATATTGAAGACAGAATTACAGCTCGTGAGGCTGAAGGTGTTTCTCACCAAGAATCAGAATTGAAAGGTGTTGAAGAATATGCTATCGAATGTTCTATCTTAAAAGTAGCCGTTTCTGAAGACGTTCAAAATTGTGCAGATGAAGGAATTCAAATCTTTGGTGGAATGGGATTTTCAGAAGACACCCCTATGGAAAGTGCCTGGAGAGATGCCCGTATAGCTCGTATCTACGAAGGAACCAATGAAATCAACAGAATGCTTTCAGTGGGTATGTTAATCAAAAAAGCCATGAAAGGACATGTTGATTTATTAGGACCTGCTTCTAAAGTTCAAGAAGAATTAATGGGAATTCCATCTTTTGATACTCCTGATTATTCTGAATTGTTTGCTGAAGAAAAAGAAATGATAGGTAAATTGAAAAAAGCATTTCTTATGGTTGCTGGTGGAGCTGTACAAAAATACGGACCAGATTTAGATGCTCACCAACAATTATTGATGGCTGCTTCTGATATTCTAATCGAAATATATATGGCTGAGAGTGCAATTTTGAGAACCGAAAAATTAGCCAAAACAAATGGTGAAGATAAAATCAAAGAACAAATTGCAATGGCGCAATTGTACTTGTACCAAGCAGTAGATATTATTACACAAAAAGGAAAAGAAAGCATTATTTCTTTTGCCGAAGGTGATGAACAACGTATGATGTTAATGGGATTACGTCGCTATACTAAATATACCAACATGCCAAATGTTGTTGGTTTAAGAGAAACAATCACCACAAAATTAGTTGCAGAAAACCAATATTGTTTCTAA
- a CDS encoding acetyl-CoA C-acyltransferase: MKTAYIVKAYRTAVGKAPKGVFRFKRPDELAAETIQYMMNELPDFDKKRIDDVMVGNAMPEAEQGLNVGRLISLMGLKVEDVPGVTVNRYCASGLETIGMATAKIQSGMADCIIAGGAESMSFIPMGGYKPTPDYAIAKEGHEDYYWGMGLTAEAVAKQYNISRADQDEFAYQSHMKSLKAQAEGKFDKQIVPITVEQTFINENGKKETKSYVVNKDEGPRAGTSVEALAGLRPVFAADGSVTAGNSSQMSDGAAFVLIMSEEIVKELNVQPIARLVNFASAGVEPRIMGIGPVKAIPKALKQAGLTLNDIDLIELNEAFASQALAVTRELNLNPDIINVNGGAISLGHPLGCTGAKLSVQLFDEMKRRGNKYGIVSMCVGTGQGSAGIYEVL; the protein is encoded by the coding sequence ATGAAAACAGCATATATAGTAAAAGCTTACCGTACTGCGGTCGGAAAAGCACCAAAAGGAGTTTTTAGATTTAAAAGACCTGATGAATTAGCTGCAGAAACCATTCAATATATGATGAATGAACTGCCTGATTTTGACAAAAAACGTATCGATGACGTTATGGTAGGAAATGCCATGCCGGAAGCAGAACAAGGTTTAAACGTTGGACGTTTAATTTCCTTAATGGGATTAAAAGTAGAAGACGTTCCTGGTGTAACTGTGAACCGTTACTGTGCTTCAGGACTTGAAACTATCGGAATGGCAACTGCTAAAATCCAATCTGGAATGGCAGATTGTATCATCGCTGGTGGTGCCGAAAGTATGAGTTTCATTCCAATGGGTGGTTACAAGCCAACTCCTGATTATGCTATTGCAAAAGAAGGACACGAAGATTACTACTGGGGAATGGGATTAACTGCTGAAGCAGTTGCCAAACAATACAATATTTCACGTGCTGACCAAGATGAGTTTGCTTATCAGTCACATATGAAGTCCTTAAAAGCACAAGCTGAAGGTAAATTTGACAAACAAATTGTTCCAATCACAGTTGAGCAAACTTTTATCAATGAAAATGGTAAAAAAGAAACCAAATCGTATGTAGTTAACAAAGATGAAGGCCCTAGAGCTGGAACTTCTGTTGAAGCTTTGGCTGGATTACGTCCCGTTTTTGCTGCTGACGGAAGTGTTACTGCTGGAAACTCTTCTCAAATGAGTGATGGTGCTGCTTTTGTATTAATCATGAGCGAAGAAATTGTAAAAGAATTAAACGTTCAGCCTATCGCACGTTTGGTAAACTTTGCCTCAGCAGGTGTTGAGCCTAGAATCATGGGAATTGGCCCAGTAAAAGCAATTCCAAAAGCATTGAAACAAGCTGGATTAACTTTGAACGATATCGACTTAATTGAATTGAACGAAGCATTTGCATCTCAAGCTTTGGCTGTTACGCGTGAATTAAACTTGAACCCTGACATTATCAATGTCAATGGTGGTGCAATATCATTGGGACACCCTCTAGGTTGTACAGGAGCAAAATTGTCTGTTCAATTATTTGACGAAATGAAACGTAGAGGTAACAAATACGGAATCGTTTCGATGTGTGTGGGAACCGGACAAGGAAGTGCGGGAATTTACGAAGTATTGTAG